In Arthrobacter ramosus, one DNA window encodes the following:
- a CDS encoding helix-turn-helix domain-containing protein encodes MDHMTPSQPRFMKLHDVAEELNISQAQAYGLVRSGKLPAIQVGGRNQWRVERVKFEEFIARMYELTGDHVSELAEHREPPLAE; translated from the coding sequence ATGGACCACATGACACCCTCGCAGCCCCGCTTCATGAAACTCCATGATGTAGCTGAGGAGCTGAACATCAGCCAAGCACAGGCCTATGGGTTGGTCCGGAGCGGGAAACTCCCCGCCATTCAAGTCGGCGGCCGCAACCAGTGGAGGGTTGAACGTGTGAAGTTTGAGGAGTTCATCGCGCGTATGTATGAACTTACCGGCGATCACGTGAGCGAGCTCGCTGAACATAGGGAACCTCCCCTGGCCGAGTAG
- the ctlX gene encoding citrulline utilization hydrolase CtlX, whose amino-acid sequence MSVQAPSAVVLIRPHRFAPNPETAADNAFQASAAVRDPDRIAAAAYDEVTAVAQALELAGIRVHLFEDLDHTRPDSVFPNNWLSTHTGGHIGVFPMYTPNRRTERRTDILDFLKTHYRVQDVIDYSGLEMDDVFLEGTGAMVLDHTDRVAYTARSNRADPVALERFCTNFGYEPMTFDAADGAGVAVYHTNVMMCVATEFAMVGLDMIRSKARRTEVAQRLSSGGRAVIGLSLRQVSEFAGNAIELQGPEGRILALSRRALNSLTTAQKEVILRSCRLLPIDVPTIELAGGSVRCMIAGIHLSPRRAPSERPASRSRETSMAKQVAGPIMTS is encoded by the coding sequence ATGTCCGTCCAGGCCCCCTCTGCAGTCGTACTCATCCGGCCGCATCGTTTCGCACCGAACCCGGAGACAGCAGCGGACAATGCTTTCCAAGCCAGCGCGGCAGTTCGGGATCCGGACAGGATCGCAGCAGCTGCTTACGACGAGGTGACTGCCGTTGCCCAGGCGCTAGAGCTTGCAGGCATTAGGGTGCACCTGTTCGAAGATCTCGATCACACCCGACCCGACAGCGTGTTTCCCAACAACTGGCTGTCAACTCATACCGGTGGGCACATCGGCGTGTTTCCGATGTACACGCCGAACCGACGGACCGAGCGCCGAACCGATATCCTCGACTTCCTCAAGACCCACTACCGGGTCCAGGACGTCATTGATTACTCAGGTTTGGAAATGGATGATGTCTTCCTTGAAGGCACCGGAGCCATGGTCCTGGACCATACGGACCGGGTCGCATACACGGCCAGGTCCAACCGGGCCGACCCGGTTGCTTTGGAGCGGTTCTGCACGAACTTTGGCTATGAGCCCATGACCTTCGACGCCGCAGATGGGGCCGGAGTTGCCGTCTACCACACCAATGTCATGATGTGTGTAGCGACCGAGTTCGCCATGGTCGGGTTGGACATGATTCGATCGAAAGCTCGCCGCACTGAAGTCGCCCAACGTCTCAGTAGCGGCGGGCGGGCGGTCATCGGACTGAGCCTTCGCCAAGTCTCGGAATTTGCAGGAAACGCCATCGAATTGCAGGGGCCCGAGGGCCGGATCCTGGCTCTATCTCGCCGTGCCCTCAATAGCTTGACGACCGCACAGAAGGAAGTCATCTTGCGCAGCTGCCGTCTCCTCCCGATCGATGTTCCAACCATTGAACTGGCGGGGGGTTCAGTTAGGTGCATGATCGCCGGGATCCACTTGAGTCCCCGACGAGCTCCAAGTGAACGCCCAGCGAGTCGATCCCGTGAGACATCGATGGCTAAGCAGGTTGCGGGACCCATCATGACCAGTTAG
- a CDS encoding ornithine cyclodeaminase, which translates to MTRFVDVRNMIRWTAARGPERIMADLIDYLEDDFRRWPSFDKTPRVASHTPFGVIELMPTSDHETYGFKYVNGHPSNPARGYQTVTAFGVLADVHNGYPTFLTEMTVLTALRTAATSAMVAKKLAQPDSRVMGMIGTGSQSEFQALAFRAALGIDTLRVWDTDRAAIDKFLRNMAPLGFDITVASSAADVVEGADVITTCTADKTNATVLTADMITPGVHINAIGGDCPGKTELDAEILRMGDVFVEFAPQTRIEGEIQQMPADFPVTEFWQVLNNTAPGRTSAGQITIFDSVGFAIEDFSALRYVRDSIEGSEYFETIDLVANPDDPKDLFGLVGALSPLGS; encoded by the coding sequence ATGACGCGCTTCGTTGATGTCCGCAACATGATCCGATGGACTGCCGCCCGCGGCCCTGAACGGATCATGGCCGATCTGATTGACTATCTCGAGGATGATTTCCGACGCTGGCCATCCTTTGACAAAACACCCAGGGTGGCCAGTCACACTCCCTTCGGCGTCATCGAGCTCATGCCCACCAGCGACCATGAAACCTATGGCTTCAAGTACGTCAACGGGCACCCCTCTAACCCCGCCCGGGGATACCAGACCGTTACGGCCTTCGGTGTCCTGGCGGACGTCCACAACGGATACCCCACTTTCCTCACCGAGATGACCGTGCTGACGGCACTGAGGACCGCTGCGACCTCCGCCATGGTTGCGAAGAAGCTGGCACAACCCGATTCCCGGGTCATGGGCATGATCGGAACGGGCAGCCAGTCCGAATTCCAAGCACTTGCGTTCAGGGCCGCGCTTGGCATCGACACACTCAGGGTTTGGGACACGGACCGCGCAGCGATCGATAAGTTCCTCCGCAACATGGCGCCCCTCGGCTTCGACATCACAGTCGCATCCTCCGCGGCCGATGTCGTGGAGGGCGCGGATGTCATCACTACCTGCACGGCTGACAAGACGAACGCGACCGTCCTGACGGCAGACATGATCACGCCCGGCGTCCACATCAACGCCATCGGCGGAGACTGCCCCGGGAAGACAGAACTCGACGCCGAAATCCTCAGAATGGGAGACGTCTTCGTTGAATTTGCACCCCAAACCCGCATCGAAGGCGAGATCCAGCAAATGCCAGCCGACTTCCCCGTCACCGAGTTCTGGCAGGTCCTGAACAACACGGCACCGGGCCGGACATCTGCCGGGCAGATCACCATCTTTGACTCCGTCGGCTTCGCCATCGAAGACTTCTCCGCACTGCGCTACGTACGTGACTCCATCGAAGGATCGGAATACTTCGAAACCATCGACCTGGTCGCGAACCCGGATGACCCGAAAGACCTCTTCGGCCTCGTCGGCGCACTCTCCCCGCTCGGATCCTGA
- a CDS encoding NAD(P)/FAD-dependent oxidoreductase, which translates to MKAIVIGAGVLGASVTYQLAKRGVDVTIIDKGIPGEAASAASFAWLNSNTKEERSYHDLNVISMAEWNVVARELRSSSWLDINGNLDVAGTDADAQELLQRVARLESYGYAAIPLSPGELQRIDPVIRIRNEYKVAAFFPSEGQITVPLLIHDLLTAATAYGATVRHSTKVAELLADGDTVKGVVLEGGERLESDVVVVAAGAGIGGILDSQGIDVSTEGEPGVTVTTSPGASKLTTILHLPGLSVRPDTSGRILVRSSAIDDQIDLDTWTVPDSAIRTLFEQAGAGILDVDPAALKAERVQIAHRPYPFDGLPVVGFWDGKPGLYVTTMHSGVTLGAVTGRLAAEEITGGKAPKLLEDFRPSRVIGSDTNQTPTFDPHALEAERIVAH; encoded by the coding sequence ATGAAAGCAATCGTCATCGGCGCAGGCGTGCTGGGCGCGTCCGTCACGTACCAACTCGCAAAACGCGGTGTCGACGTCACAATCATCGACAAAGGAATTCCGGGAGAAGCTGCCAGCGCGGCCAGCTTCGCTTGGCTGAACTCCAACACAAAGGAAGAACGGAGCTACCACGATCTGAACGTCATCTCGATGGCCGAATGGAACGTCGTCGCCCGGGAGCTGCGAAGCTCTTCATGGCTTGACATCAACGGCAACCTCGATGTCGCCGGTACAGACGCGGACGCGCAAGAGCTCCTGCAGCGAGTCGCCCGCCTCGAGTCTTATGGCTACGCGGCCATCCCTCTCTCACCCGGCGAACTCCAGCGCATCGATCCGGTCATCCGAATCCGTAATGAATACAAGGTCGCTGCCTTCTTCCCAAGCGAAGGCCAGATCACCGTCCCGTTGCTCATCCACGACCTCCTCACGGCAGCGACCGCGTACGGTGCAACAGTGCGCCATTCGACCAAGGTCGCGGAACTTTTGGCCGACGGTGACACCGTCAAGGGCGTCGTCCTCGAGGGCGGGGAGAGGCTTGAAAGCGACGTCGTCGTTGTTGCAGCAGGCGCCGGCATCGGCGGGATCCTGGACTCCCAGGGTATCGATGTAAGCACCGAAGGCGAGCCGGGTGTTACGGTGACGACATCGCCCGGCGCGTCAAAGCTAACTACCATCCTTCACCTGCCCGGCCTGAGCGTCCGTCCGGACACCAGCGGCCGCATCCTGGTGCGATCGTCCGCTATTGATGATCAGATCGACCTCGACACGTGGACAGTCCCTGATTCAGCCATCCGCACATTGTTCGAACAGGCCGGAGCCGGCATCCTCGACGTCGATCCCGCCGCGCTCAAGGCAGAACGAGTCCAGATCGCCCACCGCCCCTACCCCTTCGACGGACTGCCTGTTGTCGGTTTCTGGGATGGAAAGCCGGGCCTGTACGTCACCACGATGCACAGCGGTGTGACACTGGGGGCTGTAACCGGACGTCTAGCGGCCGAGGAAATTACCGGCGGCAAGGCCCCGAAGCTCCTCGAAGACTTCCGTCCTTCCCGCGTCATCGGTTCCGACACAAACCAGACTCCGACCTTTGACCCGCATGCGCTTGAGGCAGAGCGCATCGTTGCCCACTAG
- a CDS encoding amidohydrolase family protein, with the protein MLVLRNCQIVNGDGRTRPFAGSIAIEGSVIAAVTPEDLSGGPRDTVLDLDGRTVVPGAINAHAHAAAPGPRFASGTPGVPLSEALGNLRRHLVQGHTTVVDLDGFKLPEETAEVRSAQPVKVESSTVHFDPMFEAADAADGSGLTAAHRAMTAGTMRDRGAVVIGEVGAGMTLGGGGQDYLYIPAAVEKAIGVRISPAQAMELKYAVLGRHIRPGNPDRERVAELLGEYGLQKLSEDETISLIEGSVLPSMQVSLDGLVRSAQLAVELGLPTLVHNAAASDEAAREAAKIAGPLFIGGHTNHDTYSVEESLANARLIREHGGHVEIDTFDAWGRRELQTTPDHMIAMIQEDLVDIIATDYAAGHWDGIWELVAGIVQVGLAPVEKAVSFATGNVAKALPRIGADRGFLKAGFAADLVVSSRRSLADIALVMIDGDVAYSKAEVPPLNV; encoded by the coding sequence GCGGGCCAAGAGACACTGTTCTAGATCTCGACGGACGCACCGTCGTCCCCGGTGCGATCAACGCCCACGCGCATGCTGCCGCGCCCGGGCCCCGCTTCGCCAGCGGAACCCCAGGCGTTCCGCTAAGCGAGGCCCTTGGCAACCTCCGGCGCCACTTGGTCCAAGGGCATACGACTGTTGTCGACCTCGACGGGTTCAAACTTCCGGAGGAGACAGCAGAAGTCCGTTCAGCCCAGCCGGTGAAGGTCGAGTCCTCCACAGTTCATTTCGATCCGATGTTCGAAGCGGCCGATGCTGCCGACGGTTCCGGTCTGACTGCAGCACACCGGGCCATGACAGCCGGCACGATGCGCGATCGCGGTGCCGTCGTCATCGGCGAGGTGGGCGCCGGCATGACCCTTGGCGGCGGTGGCCAGGACTACCTGTACATTCCTGCGGCGGTGGAGAAGGCCATCGGGGTGCGGATCAGCCCGGCTCAAGCCATGGAGTTAAAGTACGCAGTGCTCGGCCGTCACATCCGGCCTGGAAACCCTGACCGTGAGCGCGTCGCAGAGCTGCTCGGGGAATACGGGCTCCAGAAGCTTTCCGAAGACGAGACAATCTCGCTCATCGAAGGCTCGGTCCTCCCGTCCATGCAGGTTTCACTCGACGGGCTGGTCCGCTCGGCTCAGCTCGCCGTCGAGCTGGGGCTGCCTACTCTCGTTCACAACGCCGCCGCCTCGGACGAAGCTGCCCGTGAGGCCGCCAAAATAGCTGGCCCGCTCTTCATTGGGGGTCACACGAACCACGACACCTACTCCGTCGAGGAGTCCCTTGCCAACGCCCGGCTTATCCGGGAACACGGCGGACACGTGGAAATCGACACCTTCGACGCCTGGGGCCGCCGTGAGCTGCAGACCACACCGGATCACATGATCGCCATGATTCAGGAGGATCTCGTTGACATCATTGCCACAGACTACGCTGCAGGGCACTGGGATGGAATCTGGGAATTGGTCGCCGGGATCGTCCAGGTCGGGCTTGCACCGGTGGAAAAGGCAGTGTCCTTTGCTACGGGAAACGTGGCAAAAGCGTTGCCCCGCATCGGCGCGGATCGCGGGTTCCTGAAGGCCGGTTTCGCAGCCGACCTCGTCGTTTCCTCCCGGCGGAGCCTCGCCGATATCGCCTTGGTCATGATCGACGGCGACGTCGCCTACTCCAAGGCAGAAGTCCCCCCTCTCAACGTCTAA